In Listeria monocytogenes, the following proteins share a genomic window:
- a CDS encoding LapB repeat-containing protein — protein sequence MKRMGIKVGICLLLITPLLSPFNAPVTAEENVDAQAAQDIVNIPDPILKSYLNGLLGQPSTSDITEEQMDTITEVRINNNNLADLTGLDYAHNLTLLQLSAASITDYSIVTKLANLTTLDLTGYSLTSSSVPDLNGLQKLTRLTFNSSRLSNSDLTKFNQLPNLTYLNLDRSSSINDVMSLKSLPNLATLSIQFCGVNDFRGIDTFPSLTNLAAYGQNVGSAVPIETDITSADLNYNKTNQTIFIPFTLMTGRSINFDGVPFPFTTDASDASTYFTLNNQQIDGSRLTIDDKGITVSGITPEYLRTITKMEYNAFYNNPAGSYATPPNFTSYYVSGGTYDQFFDITQVLVITNDSAINYTEKATVTEEQFLTDIHAETEDGTPVTSDFNIVVDFSKPGVYTVTLNATNADGLQATPKQVAVTILEKPVITADKSINYKVDSTKTAEEFLTDISAKTSDGSEVTSDFDSVVDLTKIGTYKVTLNAVSVDGIAADPVTVLVNVVSSEEPPTPPNPTPDPDNPAVNPSQPTNVDGTTSPNASGDNVILPYTGDENQATTVLIGIILAGVAILFFRKRKHS from the coding sequence ATGAAAAGAATGGGAATTAAGGTTGGTATATGCCTACTCTTAATTACGCCACTTTTAAGCCCTTTTAATGCACCTGTCACGGCAGAAGAAAATGTAGATGCACAAGCAGCTCAAGACATAGTAAATATTCCTGATCCAATATTAAAAAGTTATCTCAATGGACTTTTGGGACAGCCAAGCACGAGTGATATTACCGAAGAACAAATGGATACCATCACGGAAGTCAGAATTAATAATAATAACCTGGCTGATTTAACTGGCCTTGATTATGCCCATAATTTAACACTCCTACAACTCTCTGCTGCTAGTATTACTGATTATTCTATCGTAACAAAACTAGCCAATTTAACAACGCTTGACTTAACTGGGTATAGTTTAACATCCAGCTCTGTACCTGATTTAAACGGTTTACAAAAGCTTACAAGATTAACTTTTAATTCTAGTAGGCTTTCAAATAGTGATTTAACTAAATTTAATCAACTGCCTAATTTAACCTATTTGAATTTAGATAGAAGCAGTTCTATCAATGATGTGATGTCTCTAAAATCATTGCCCAATTTAGCTACATTGTCTATTCAATTCTGCGGTGTAAATGACTTTCGCGGTATCGATACTTTCCCGAGTTTAACCAATCTAGCCGCATATGGACAAAATGTGGGTAGTGCAGTGCCTATTGAAACTGATATTACTAGCGCGGATTTAAACTATAATAAAACAAACCAAACTATTTTTATTCCCTTTACATTAATGACTGGTCGTAGTATCAATTTTGACGGCGTACCATTCCCTTTCACAACTGATGCAAGTGATGCGAGCACCTACTTCACATTAAATAATCAGCAAATTGATGGTAGCCGCTTGACCATTGACGATAAGGGGATAACGGTTAGTGGGATTACCCCTGAATACCTCCGTACTATTACAAAGATGGAATATAATGCATTTTATAATAATCCCGCAGGAAGTTATGCTACACCACCAAATTTCACTTCCTATTATGTGTCCGGCGGTACTTATGACCAATTTTTTGATATTACTCAAGTTTTAGTTATTACAAATGATTCTGCTATAAATTACACTGAAAAAGCTACTGTTACCGAAGAACAATTTTTAACAGATATTCATGCCGAAACGGAAGACGGGACCCCAGTTACTAGTGATTTTAACATTGTGGTAGATTTTAGCAAACCTGGCGTGTATACAGTAACGCTTAATGCTACAAATGCAGACGGGCTTCAAGCTACACCTAAACAAGTAGCAGTCACTATTTTAGAAAAACCAGTAATTACTGCTGATAAAAGTATCAATTATAAAGTAGATAGTACAAAAACAGCGGAAGAATTTTTAACCGATATTTCAGCTAAAACTAGTGATGGCAGCGAAGTAACAAGTGATTTTGATAGCGTTGTTGATTTAACTAAGATTGGCACCTATAAAGTGACTTTAAATGCGGTAAGTGTCGACGGTATTGCAGCTGATCCGGTTACAGTGCTTGTCAATGTGGTCAGTAGCGAAGAACCTCCCACACCACCAAATCCAACACCTGATCCAGATAATCCAGCCGTAAATCCTTCTCAACCTACAAACGTGGATGGTACGACTTCACCTAATGCTTCAGGAGATAATGTCATTCTTCCATATACGGGAGATGAGAACCAAGCGACGACTGTATTAATCGGTATTATCCTCGCCGGAGTAGCTATCCTCTTTTTCCGGAAAAGAAAACATAGCTAA
- a CDS encoding FMN-dependent NADH-azoreductase — MTNVLFIKANGLPAERSVSVALYEIFLTEYKKSHPDDNVTELDLFEADLPYYDVTMMSGLHKEAAGETLSPEEKRLADIANSYLDQFLAADKIVMAFPLWNFSIPAQFLTYLFYLNQAGKTFKYTANGPVGLVADKKIALLNARGGIYSDGPMQSFEMSLSYVKNVLAHFGISEPEMVIVEGHNAKPDQAKDIISAGAKEAVELAKIF; from the coding sequence ATGACAAACGTACTTTTCATCAAAGCAAATGGTTTACCTGCCGAACGCTCAGTCAGCGTGGCACTATATGAAATTTTTCTAACGGAGTACAAGAAATCCCATCCGGATGATAATGTAACAGAACTTGATTTATTTGAAGCGGATCTACCTTATTATGATGTAACAATGATGAGTGGATTACATAAAGAAGCAGCTGGAGAAACACTAAGCCCAGAAGAAAAACGCTTAGCTGATATTGCTAATAGCTACTTAGATCAATTTTTAGCAGCAGACAAAATCGTCATGGCGTTCCCACTTTGGAATTTCAGTATTCCAGCCCAATTTTTAACTTACTTATTCTATTTAAACCAAGCTGGTAAAACATTCAAATACACTGCAAACGGTCCTGTTGGCTTAGTAGCAGACAAAAAAATCGCCCTACTTAATGCTCGCGGCGGTATTTACTCTGATGGTCCAATGCAAAGCTTCGAAATGTCCTTAAGCTATGTCAAAAATGTATTAGCTCACTTCGGTATTTCTGAACCAGAAATGGTTATCGTCGAAGGCCACAATGCAAAACCTGATCAAGCCAAAGATATTATTTCAGCTGGAGCAAAAGAAGCAGTAGAATTAGCTAAAATCTTTTAA
- a CDS encoding MarR family winged helix-turn-helix transcriptional regulator — MEVKKLKPCTERSELLYRMHLLSKEISHVFEQQTNMSFTKVEILFHIQQTPGQSQNRLREKLYIDSASITRHLKRMEEQGLIVRKKQDENKRYTYLFLTSAGEAELATLLLEKEKFQNEALEAFSEEEVSALLKSVTKMMNNVEKMEEKLK, encoded by the coding sequence ATGGAGGTGAAAAAGCTGAAACCATGTACAGAACGATCAGAATTACTTTATCGGATGCACTTATTATCCAAGGAAATTAGCCATGTATTTGAACAACAAACGAATATGAGTTTTACGAAAGTAGAGATTTTATTTCATATTCAACAAACACCAGGTCAAAGTCAAAATCGGTTAAGAGAAAAGCTTTATATTGATTCGGCGAGTATTACCCGTCATTTGAAGCGAATGGAAGAGCAAGGGCTGATTGTTCGGAAAAAGCAAGATGAAAACAAACGCTATACGTATTTATTTTTAACATCAGCAGGTGAGGCGGAATTAGCCACTTTGCTTTTGGAAAAAGAAAAGTTCCAGAACGAGGCACTAGAAGCCTTTTCAGAAGAAGAAGTTAGTGCGTTACTTAAATCAGTCACAAAAATGATGAATAATGTAGAGAAAATGGAGGAGAAGTTAAAATGA
- a CDS encoding NADP-dependent oxidoreductase, translating into MKAVVIENYGGKEELKEKEVAMPKAGKNQVIVKEAATSINPIDWKLREGYLKQMMDWEFPIILGWDVAGVISEVGEGVTDWKVGDEVFARPETTRFGTYAEYTAVDDHLLAPLPEGISFDEAASIPLAGLTAWQALFDHAKLQKGEKVLIHAGAGGVGTLAIQLAKHAGAEVITTASAKNHELLKSLGADQVIDYKEVNFKDVLSDIDVVFDTMGGQIETDSYDVLKEGTGRLVSIVGISNEERAKEKNVTATGIWLQPNGEQLKELGKLLANKTVKPIVGATFPFSEKGVFDAHALSETHHAVGKIVISFNK; encoded by the coding sequence ATGAAAGCAGTTGTAATTGAAAATTATGGTGGCAAAGAAGAATTAAAAGAAAAAGAAGTAGCAATGCCAAAAGCGGGTAAAAATCAAGTGATTGTCAAAGAAGCAGCGACATCCATTAACCCAATTGATTGGAAACTACGTGAAGGATACTTAAAACAAATGATGGACTGGGAATTCCCAATTATTTTAGGGTGGGATGTAGCGGGTGTTATTTCCGAAGTTGGAGAAGGCGTAACAGATTGGAAAGTCGGCGATGAAGTATTCGCGCGCCCTGAAACAACGCGTTTTGGTACGTATGCTGAATATACAGCAGTTGATGACCACTTGCTTGCACCACTTCCAGAAGGTATTAGTTTTGATGAAGCAGCATCAATTCCACTTGCAGGCTTAACTGCATGGCAAGCTTTGTTCGATCACGCGAAATTACAAAAAGGTGAAAAAGTCTTGATTCATGCTGGTGCCGGTGGCGTTGGAACACTCGCAATCCAACTTGCAAAACATGCAGGAGCAGAAGTGATTACAACAGCTAGTGCGAAAAACCATGAACTACTTAAATCACTTGGAGCAGACCAAGTCATTGATTATAAAGAAGTTAATTTTAAAGATGTTCTTTCTGATATTGATGTGGTGTTTGATACAATGGGTGGCCAAATAGAAACAGATAGTTACGACGTATTAAAAGAAGGCACAGGGCGTTTAGTTAGTATCGTTGGAATTTCAAATGAAGAACGTGCGAAAGAAAAAAATGTAACAGCAACTGGAATTTGGTTGCAACCAAACGGCGAACAGCTGAAAGAACTAGGCAAATTGCTCGCTAATAAAACCGTTAAACCAATCGTCGGAGCAACTTTCCCATTCTCTGAAAAAGGTGTTTTCGATGCACATGCATTAAGCGAAACGCACCACGCGGTTGGAAAAATAGTCATTTCATTTAATAAATAA
- a CDS encoding glycerophosphoryl diester phosphodiesterase membrane domain-containing protein, whose translation MNDLKDSFKVLYQFKTDYLKVTLLLTILQAFVIGPFIYYFFFFILRIIGVPGITDANLGEIFSSPVAIILLLVLALLILLFVYYELGFFILMAIYQLRGENYTVFKIIQRLHVKAKYFLSYQAIYFLLYFFLLLPIAGLSLPISITENLYLPHFITDELMKTTTGMWFYVITIAIIFYISARLVFALPYFIEDKSLKISGAIRKSWKYPQKRLFGMLLKWVLIIVAIGFLVSIIATLIMLPLFLIEKINPGIAMVVAGITLTILQVIGFFAASFFQGIIAQLLVKNAFLIEEQPASVSRNQFPHKKRFILVGIIVFLIFSGFNIYAVNATLYEPNTKIIAHRGDTMNAVENTVEAIESAAKAGADYSEIDIQETKDHQFVVFHDMTLRRLAGNSKRVADMTLKELQQTKVSSGDYSSHIASFDEIIKTAKRNKIDLLVEVKLHGGESSDMVERLVALLKKEKVTDKYLVQSLNQPVIEKIEQADPTLKTGIILALNIGNLPKTSADFIVLEDFSINKRLLTQAKQNNKMVFVWTVNKEKLMQMYLRKNVDGIITNYPKKAIELRDSFSENDSLRSRIENRLGF comes from the coding sequence ATGAACGATTTAAAAGATAGTTTTAAAGTTTTGTATCAGTTTAAGACAGATTATCTCAAAGTAACGTTATTATTAACAATTTTACAGGCATTTGTTATTGGACCATTTATTTATTATTTCTTTTTCTTTATTCTCCGGATTATTGGCGTGCCAGGCATTACAGATGCTAATCTTGGGGAGATTTTTTCAAGTCCGGTTGCCATTATTTTATTGCTAGTTTTAGCTTTACTCATTTTATTATTTGTTTATTACGAACTAGGTTTCTTCATATTAATGGCAATATATCAACTACGCGGAGAAAACTACACTGTATTTAAAATTATCCAGCGGCTGCATGTAAAGGCGAAATACTTCCTTAGTTATCAAGCTATTTATTTTCTGCTATATTTCTTTTTGCTTTTGCCAATTGCTGGGCTATCGTTACCAATTTCAATCACAGAGAACCTTTATTTACCACATTTTATTACAGATGAATTAATGAAAACGACGACGGGTATGTGGTTCTATGTCATTACAATCGCGATTATTTTCTACATTAGCGCCAGACTAGTGTTTGCTTTGCCGTATTTTATTGAAGACAAGTCGCTCAAAATAAGTGGCGCTATCCGAAAAAGTTGGAAATACCCGCAAAAACGCTTATTTGGAATGCTACTAAAATGGGTTTTAATTATTGTTGCGATTGGCTTTTTAGTTTCTATTATCGCAACACTTATTATGTTACCTTTATTTTTAATAGAAAAAATAAATCCGGGAATTGCGATGGTTGTAGCGGGCATTACTTTAACCATTCTTCAAGTGATCGGTTTCTTTGCCGCAAGTTTTTTCCAAGGAATCATTGCGCAATTATTAGTGAAAAATGCTTTTCTAATAGAAGAGCAACCAGCTTCTGTGTCACGTAACCAGTTTCCGCATAAAAAGCGATTTATCTTAGTAGGAATTATCGTTTTCCTTATTTTTAGCGGCTTTAATATTTATGCTGTCAATGCAACTTTATATGAGCCGAACACAAAAATAATTGCGCACCGTGGAGATACGATGAATGCTGTTGAGAACACGGTGGAAGCCATTGAGTCAGCTGCCAAGGCCGGTGCAGATTATAGCGAAATTGATATTCAAGAAACGAAAGATCATCAATTTGTTGTTTTCCACGATATGACATTAAGAAGGCTTGCTGGAAACTCCAAGCGAGTAGCAGATATGACTTTAAAAGAATTGCAGCAAACAAAAGTGAGTAGTGGCGACTATTCTTCTCATATAGCGTCTTTCGATGAAATTATCAAGACGGCGAAACGGAATAAGATAGACTTACTAGTTGAGGTGAAGTTGCACGGCGGGGAATCAAGCGACATGGTAGAACGACTCGTTGCGCTATTAAAAAAAGAAAAAGTAACCGATAAATATTTAGTCCAATCGTTGAATCAGCCTGTTATTGAAAAAATAGAACAAGCTGATCCTACATTAAAAACAGGCATTATTTTAGCACTTAATATCGGAAACTTACCAAAAACATCCGCTGATTTTATTGTTTTAGAGGATTTTTCCATCAACAAACGATTACTTACGCAAGCTAAACAAAACAACAAAATGGTTTTTGTTTGGACGGTAAATAAGGAAAAACTAATGCAAATGTATTTGCGAAAAAATGTCGATGGTATTATCACCAATTATCCTAAAAAGGCGATAGAGCTTAGAGATTCATTTAGTGAAAATGATTCCTTGCGAAGTCGTATTGAGAATAGATTAGGTTTTTAA
- a CDS encoding DUF5067 domain-containing protein: protein MKKLKSVLLLMGIVTFALALTACGGTEDKASTEKPETAKAETKKKADSNELGDYKVEILSSEVVKDLSGKDAIAIKTKFTNNSKENISFMVAIDQQAFQNGTQLDTAIATDGGLGGVDKDVQPGGTLEVTSTYTLQDTQSKVDVEAKELISLSKNSVKKSFELK, encoded by the coding sequence ATGAAAAAATTGAAAAGCGTTTTACTATTAATGGGGATTGTTACTTTTGCCCTAGCACTAACTGCATGTGGTGGGACTGAGGATAAAGCAAGTACAGAAAAACCAGAAACAGCTAAAGCCGAGACGAAAAAGAAAGCAGATTCCAATGAACTTGGGGATTACAAAGTAGAAATCCTTAGCTCAGAAGTAGTGAAGGATTTATCAGGAAAAGATGCTATTGCAATCAAAACAAAATTCACGAACAACAGTAAAGAAAATATTTCTTTCATGGTAGCTATTGATCAACAAGCATTCCAAAATGGCACTCAATTAGATACAGCCATTGCAACAGATGGTGGCTTAGGTGGCGTTGATAAAGATGTGCAACCTGGAGGAACTTTAGAAGTAACAAGTACTTATACACTACAAGATACACAAAGTAAAGTCGATGTAGAAGCAAAAGAATTAATCAGCTTAAGCAAAAACTCTGTTAAAAAATCATTTGAATTAAAATAA
- a CDS encoding serine/threonine-protein kinase: MGEMTLAFIEEQYKELDNLNNKENPAVLTRNTSTGELFVRKIIPSSFAPVIEQLKNLSSKYLPKIEAMIPNGNQLIVYEEYINGKNLADLMKANATFDADEVTRLMLMLSDALTELHANAIIHRDIKPSNIMISSDGVLKLIDFDASRVFEVGKNQDTVNLGTIGYAAPEQYGYSQTDARSDIYSIGVLMLELLLGKNTLPDKEQATSLEKIAMQAAAFDPEQRYQSIQDFRTAVKNDSLGPSYVSELSDFTELDNFSTEPDWEKVSADYEKDFIPWYKHIPGFRTGTPWKMVVGVLGYIFLLFGLFTPPTEGVKMSPIVNFFNNFFLIVPAFVIFTNLCGIWSKLPLLKSSSPSTRKAGIVIYIIVCISIYGIYNEIFS; this comes from the coding sequence ATGGGAGAAATGACACTCGCTTTTATAGAAGAACAATATAAAGAATTAGATAACCTAAATAATAAAGAGAACCCTGCTGTGCTAACCAGAAATACCTCAACGGGAGAACTATTTGTTCGGAAAATCATCCCAAGTAGTTTTGCGCCTGTAATCGAACAGCTTAAAAACTTATCTAGCAAATACTTACCGAAAATAGAAGCAATGATTCCAAATGGGAATCAATTAATTGTTTATGAAGAGTACATAAATGGAAAAAATTTAGCGGACTTAATGAAAGCAAATGCTACTTTTGATGCGGATGAAGTTACACGGCTAATGCTGATGTTGTCTGATGCACTTACAGAATTACACGCAAATGCGATTATTCACCGAGATATTAAGCCATCTAACATTATGATTTCTAGCGACGGCGTATTAAAATTAATTGATTTTGATGCATCACGTGTATTTGAAGTCGGCAAAAATCAAGACACCGTCAATCTCGGCACAATCGGTTATGCAGCCCCAGAACAATATGGCTACTCGCAAACAGATGCCCGGTCGGATATTTATAGTATCGGTGTTCTGATGCTGGAACTGCTACTTGGAAAAAATACTTTACCTGATAAAGAACAAGCTACCTCACTTGAAAAAATAGCGATGCAAGCAGCAGCCTTTGATCCTGAACAGCGTTATCAATCCATTCAAGATTTCAGAACAGCAGTCAAAAACGATTCACTTGGCCCAAGCTACGTCTCTGAATTGTCGGATTTCACCGAGTTAGATAATTTTTCTACTGAACCTGACTGGGAAAAGGTATCAGCGGATTACGAAAAAGACTTCATTCCATGGTATAAACATATTCCCGGCTTTAGAACAGGAACGCCTTGGAAAATGGTTGTTGGCGTATTAGGTTATATATTCTTGCTATTTGGTCTATTCACCCCGCCAACCGAGGGCGTCAAAATGTCGCCAATAGTAAACTTTTTTAATAATTTCTTCTTAATCGTTCCTGCATTTGTCATTTTTACTAATCTTTGTGGGATTTGGTCCAAATTGCCTTTACTTAAATCATCCTCTCCTAGTACAAGGAAAGCAGGCATTGTCATTTATATTATTGTTTGCATATCTATTTATGGTATTTATAATGAAATCTTTTCCTAG
- a CDS encoding DUF1398 domain-containing protein, producing the protein MINEQTILQAATSEKNAGDFPKVVQGFKDLGVTKYQFLVEKGVYVFWDEMGNQVESKLNGVSMPVSEEISRDNMKDAIKQAQAGKIDFEIFIKLAGLAGVRLWEADLTAMKVTYIDNTGNDLVIEPIPSI; encoded by the coding sequence ATGATTAATGAGCAAACAATTTTACAAGCAGCAACAAGTGAAAAAAACGCCGGAGATTTTCCTAAAGTAGTTCAAGGTTTTAAAGATTTAGGCGTTACTAAATATCAATTTTTAGTCGAAAAAGGTGTTTATGTATTTTGGGACGAAATGGGCAATCAAGTGGAATCTAAATTAAATGGTGTTTCTATGCCAGTCTCCGAAGAAATTTCACGTGACAATATGAAAGATGCAATTAAACAAGCACAAGCGGGAAAAATAGATTTTGAAATATTTATCAAACTAGCTGGGCTAGCAGGTGTCAGACTGTGGGAAGCTGATTTAACTGCAATGAAAGTAACCTATATAGATAATACTGGGAATGATTTAGTTATTGAGCCAATCCCGAGTATTTAA